A region from the Kribbella shirazensis genome encodes:
- a CDS encoding MFS transporter, with translation MKRALIDLGPLRVPTYRRLWIGQVLSGFGGQLTFVAVMFQVWDQTSSPAWTGAVGLAQALPLIVLGLFAGTLVDRFERRRIYLVTTLGQLLVASVMAGQLVTGPVPVGVLLALVAVQASFGATAGPVARTVLPKLLSRDQLAAGLALNRIGFQGAMLLGPAIGGVIVGAWGVGVCYLIDALSFLAALYGVLGLPRMQIETTAKPGLRGVWDGLTFVMATPVIRGALITDLAATVLSMPISLFPVINAERFGNNPRTLGLFLTAIAVGGVAASLFSGTFTRLPRHGLVMLCGSAAWGIALLLFAFSPAAWLAFGCLAIAGAADTVAVVSRGTIVQLHTPTELLGRVSAAEQIVGQAGPDLGNLRGGVVAQLTSPVASLASGALLCVAAVAAVAASTPGLRRSAVTQDA, from the coding sequence GTGAAGCGCGCGCTCATCGACCTGGGTCCGCTGCGGGTGCCGACGTACCGGCGGTTGTGGATCGGGCAGGTGCTGTCCGGATTCGGCGGTCAGTTGACCTTCGTCGCGGTGATGTTCCAGGTCTGGGACCAGACGTCGAGCCCCGCCTGGACCGGCGCGGTCGGACTGGCGCAGGCGTTGCCGCTGATCGTGCTCGGCCTGTTCGCGGGCACTCTCGTCGACCGGTTCGAACGGCGCCGGATCTACCTGGTCACCACCCTCGGTCAGCTGCTCGTCGCGAGTGTGATGGCGGGCCAGCTGGTGACCGGCCCGGTTCCGGTGGGCGTCCTGCTGGCGCTGGTCGCCGTGCAGGCATCGTTCGGCGCGACCGCCGGCCCGGTGGCGCGGACCGTGTTGCCGAAGCTGTTGTCGCGTGACCAGTTGGCCGCGGGGCTCGCGCTGAACCGGATCGGGTTCCAGGGCGCGATGCTGCTCGGTCCGGCGATCGGCGGCGTGATCGTCGGCGCCTGGGGCGTCGGCGTCTGCTACCTGATCGACGCGCTGAGCTTCCTGGCCGCGCTGTACGGCGTGCTCGGCCTGCCGCGGATGCAGATCGAGACGACCGCGAAGCCGGGACTGCGTGGAGTGTGGGACGGGCTGACGTTCGTGATGGCGACGCCGGTGATCCGCGGCGCGTTGATCACCGATCTCGCCGCGACCGTGCTGTCGATGCCGATCAGCTTGTTCCCGGTGATCAACGCGGAGCGGTTCGGCAACAATCCGCGGACTCTCGGGTTGTTCCTGACCGCGATCGCCGTCGGCGGCGTCGCGGCGTCGTTGTTCTCCGGGACGTTCACGCGGCTGCCGAGGCACGGCCTGGTGATGCTGTGCGGTTCGGCCGCGTGGGGGATCGCGTTGCTGTTGTTCGCGTTCTCCCCGGCGGCGTGGCTGGCGTTCGGGTGCCTCGCGATCGCCGGTGCCGCGGACACGGTCGCCGTCGTGTCCCGCGGAACGATCGTCCAGCTCCACACGCCGACCGAGTTGCTCGGCCGGGTCAGCGCCGCCGAGCAGATCGTCGGTCAGGCCGGCCCGGACCTCGGCAACCTCCGCGGCGGCGTGGTCGCGCAGCTCACCTCGCCGGTCGCATCACTCGCCTCCGGTGCGCTGCTGTGCGTCGCGGCGGTGGCCGCGGTCGCCGCCAGTACGCCGGGACTGCGGCGTTCGGCCGTCACGCAGGACGCGTGA
- a CDS encoding LLM class flavin-dependent oxidoreductase, whose protein sequence is MRFSINIPNFGDFADARTVARVAAAAEEAGWDGLFLWDHVVHSKEQRRGQPFGDPWMLMTAAALATSRIKLGPLVTPIARRRPEQLARQVATLDGLSGGRVIFGAGLGGPIDDEFGSFGDEIDPKVLAERLDEGLDLLAAYWSGERVNHSGKHYAAADVELLPATVQRPRPPVWIAGYWPRKAPMRRAARWDGAVPLFASANHGEAPPVEELRDLVGFLQEQRGDVSTPYDVIVGGMSPADPARSRALIEPLAEAGATWWDERQLITGDDFYRLTPILHRIEQGPPALG, encoded by the coding sequence ATGCGCTTCTCGATCAACATTCCGAACTTCGGGGACTTCGCCGACGCCCGCACGGTCGCGCGGGTCGCGGCCGCGGCCGAGGAGGCCGGCTGGGACGGGTTGTTCCTGTGGGACCACGTGGTGCACAGCAAGGAGCAGCGACGCGGGCAGCCGTTCGGCGACCCGTGGATGCTGATGACGGCGGCCGCGCTGGCGACGTCGCGGATCAAGCTCGGTCCGCTGGTGACGCCGATCGCGCGGCGGCGGCCCGAGCAGCTCGCGCGGCAGGTCGCGACGCTGGACGGGCTGAGCGGCGGCAGGGTGATCTTCGGCGCCGGGCTCGGCGGGCCGATCGACGACGAGTTCGGCAGCTTCGGCGACGAGATCGATCCGAAGGTGCTGGCCGAGCGGCTGGACGAGGGGCTCGACCTGCTGGCGGCGTACTGGTCCGGCGAGCGGGTGAACCACTCGGGCAAGCACTACGCGGCCGCGGACGTGGAGTTGCTGCCGGCAACCGTTCAGCGGCCGCGGCCACCGGTCTGGATCGCCGGCTACTGGCCGCGGAAGGCCCCGATGCGCCGCGCCGCTCGCTGGGACGGCGCGGTCCCGCTGTTCGCGAGCGCCAACCACGGCGAGGCCCCGCCGGTCGAGGAGCTGCGGGACCTGGTCGGTTTCCTCCAGGAGCAGCGCGGCGACGTGAGTACGCCGTACGACGTGATCGTCGGCGGGATGAGCCCGGCCGACCCGGCCCGCTCCCGCGCGCTGATCGAACCACTCGCCGAGGCCGGCGCGACCTGGTGGGACGAGCGCCAACTGATCACGGGCGACGACTTCTACCGTCTCACCCCCATCCTCCACCGCATCGAACAAGGCCCGCCCGCCCTCGGGTAG
- a CDS encoding TolB family protein: MKRRLLVVAIGVFALVGGAITYVVQARDGGAAENAVPVVTGQPMGLDGRTLFFRNLADGPDSGKLAAVPIGSAGPEGSVRRVGELRCDRFAAARGTAVCLRLKAGSLPPLTELIVLDANLRERHRETLPGTPSRARVSPDGRIVNWTLFVSGDSYAATGFSTRTGLYEVDTGKLLKSVEELAVFVDGKRYFAADVNYWGITFGADGNKFYVTMASKGKTYLVEADYRSYRGTAIAENVECPSLSPDGRRIAYKEKVSNGVWRLAVLDLATRRSTHPPETRSIDDQPVWQGNATLLYPIRTAGNTLDIWSVGLTTAPKLLIPKATSPSFS, from the coding sequence ATGAAACGCCGGCTGCTCGTTGTCGCGATCGGGGTCTTCGCGCTCGTCGGCGGGGCGATCACGTACGTCGTCCAGGCCCGCGACGGTGGCGCCGCAGAGAACGCCGTACCGGTTGTCACGGGGCAACCGATGGGGCTGGACGGCAGGACGCTGTTCTTCCGGAACCTCGCGGACGGACCGGATTCCGGCAAGCTGGCCGCCGTACCGATCGGCTCTGCGGGCCCTGAGGGCTCGGTGCGCAGGGTGGGTGAGCTGCGGTGCGACCGGTTCGCCGCGGCGCGCGGTACGGCGGTCTGCCTGCGGTTGAAGGCCGGATCGCTGCCGCCGTTGACCGAGCTGATCGTGCTGGACGCGAACCTCCGGGAACGGCATCGCGAGACGCTCCCCGGAACGCCGAGCCGGGCGCGGGTCTCGCCGGACGGACGGATCGTGAACTGGACGCTGTTCGTCAGCGGCGACTCGTACGCTGCCACGGGGTTCTCGACCCGCACCGGGCTGTACGAGGTGGACACCGGGAAGCTCCTGAAGTCCGTCGAAGAGCTGGCGGTCTTCGTCGACGGGAAGCGGTACTTCGCCGCGGACGTGAACTACTGGGGAATCACGTTCGGTGCTGATGGCAACAAGTTCTACGTCACCATGGCCAGCAAGGGGAAGACGTACCTGGTCGAGGCTGACTACCGCTCGTACCGCGGTACTGCGATCGCGGAGAACGTCGAGTGCCCGTCGCTCTCGCCCGACGGGCGGCGGATCGCGTACAAGGAGAAGGTGAGCAACGGCGTCTGGCGCCTCGCCGTCCTCGACCTCGCGACCCGCCGCAGCACGCATCCACCCGAGACCCGCTCCATCGACGACCAGCCGGTCTGGCAGGGCAACGCGACCCTGCTCTACCCGATCCGCACCGCCGGCAACACCCTGGACATCTGGTCCGTCGGCCTGACCACCGCTCCCAAACTCCTCATCCCGAAGGCCACCAGCCCGTCCTTCAGCTGA
- a CDS encoding MFS transporter, with product MTSRPQLLLPAAFITSLGNNIQLLGAALLLVRAQGSMLDVGWLFIAVAVPQAVLSPYFGRLADRFDRRRLWVLCDVFSAAAALALPIGLAVGASQQSLVYATNFALAVLAAQFTPASAALIRERVPTAQLRRFNAHYEIALQSGMLLSAGVGGVALQYFGPMPLFTFNAVTFVLSGVLVYFVGKGRLNATAAVVEGGTVLVRRLPLVPLAVLFGQGLVVVTVFNALLPVLLVGEWQRGPAVLGVVDALGGAGFLLAAAAYRRSAMRFGDLRLAIGGFLICSALLALQPLFGVPALMGFVLLGAFLFGQSRIATRSLLMTSVDASRVGHAFGIANGYGLAATVLVMLIAAVVTGHSDTRYGFATLAVISLLSAATAAATIARRTAPDQSTDVTVLI from the coding sequence GTGACTTCGCGACCACAGTTGCTGCTGCCGGCAGCCTTCATCACGTCCCTCGGCAACAACATCCAGTTGCTCGGCGCCGCGTTGCTGCTGGTCCGGGCGCAGGGCTCGATGCTCGACGTCGGCTGGCTCTTCATCGCCGTCGCCGTCCCGCAGGCCGTGCTCTCGCCGTACTTCGGCCGTCTCGCCGACCGCTTCGACCGGCGCCGGCTGTGGGTGCTGTGCGACGTGTTCAGCGCCGCTGCCGCTCTCGCGTTGCCGATCGGCCTTGCGGTCGGGGCGTCGCAGCAGTCGCTCGTCTACGCGACCAACTTCGCGCTCGCCGTGCTCGCTGCGCAGTTCACCCCGGCGAGCGCGGCGCTGATCCGCGAACGGGTCCCGACTGCGCAACTCCGTCGCTTCAACGCGCACTACGAGATCGCGCTGCAGTCCGGCATGCTCCTGTCCGCGGGGGTCGGGGGTGTGGCCCTGCAGTACTTCGGTCCGATGCCGCTCTTCACGTTCAACGCCGTCACGTTCGTGCTGTCCGGCGTACTCGTGTACTTCGTGGGCAAGGGGAGGCTGAACGCGACGGCAGCAGTCGTCGAGGGCGGTACGGTGCTCGTGCGCAGGCTGCCGCTCGTCCCGCTCGCGGTGCTGTTCGGACAGGGACTCGTCGTCGTGACGGTCTTCAACGCACTGCTGCCCGTGCTGCTCGTCGGGGAGTGGCAGCGCGGGCCGGCCGTCCTCGGTGTGGTCGATGCGCTGGGTGGAGCAGGATTCCTGCTCGCCGCGGCCGCCTACCGCCGGTCCGCGATGCGCTTCGGGGACCTGAGGCTGGCGATCGGGGGATTCCTGATCTGCAGCGCATTGCTGGCGTTGCAGCCGCTCTTCGGCGTACCCGCACTGATGGGATTCGTACTGCTGGGCGCGTTCCTCTTCGGCCAGTCGCGGATCGCCACGCGGTCGCTGCTGATGACCTCGGTCGACGCGTCGCGGGTCGGCCACGCCTTCGGCATCGCCAACGGCTACGGCCTCGCCGCCACCGTGCTCGTGATGCTGATCGCCGCGGTCGTCACAGGCCACTCCGACACCCGCTACGGCTTCGCGACCCTCGCCGTCATCAGCCTCCTCTCCGCCGCCACCGCCGCCGCGACCATTGCGCGGCGCACCGCACCTGACCAGAGCACAGATGTAACAGTGCTTATATAA
- a CDS encoding GNAT family N-acetyltransferase, producing the protein MSELRIVPVDDDATLLDWQRVHNEIIPTAPLSVEEIRERLTRNLLEVAYDGDALVGCSTVRPPSDETSAAVVIARVLPAYRRRGFGEAIYQHCLARGRELGDGIETHILSSNEDGLRFAKKHGFVEVETYLLPGDTIPFVELRLGE; encoded by the coding sequence GTGAGCGAACTTCGGATCGTGCCCGTCGACGACGACGCGACGCTGCTGGACTGGCAGCGGGTGCACAACGAGATCATCCCGACGGCGCCGCTGTCGGTCGAGGAGATCCGCGAGCGCCTGACGCGAAACCTGCTCGAGGTGGCGTACGACGGTGACGCGCTGGTCGGATGCTCCACGGTCCGGCCGCCGTCGGACGAGACCTCGGCCGCGGTGGTGATCGCCCGGGTGCTGCCGGCGTACCGGCGGCGTGGATTCGGCGAGGCGATCTACCAGCACTGCCTGGCCCGCGGGCGCGAGCTGGGTGACGGCATCGAGACGCACATCCTCAGCAGCAACGAGGACGGGCTGCGGTTCGCGAAGAAACACGGGTTCGTCGAGGTCGAGACCTACCTGCTGCCGGGCGACACGATTCCGTTCGTCGAACTACGTCTGGGTGAGTGA
- a CDS encoding MarR family winged helix-turn-helix transcriptional regulator, with amino-acid sequence MEDPTEQSLWRPLHELLGRMDAEIGRIYTDREITGLKPTYVRELLQLHFRGPMTITELADALGRTHSALSQKVSAMRTAGLVRTVPGADARSKQVTLTAKSKKLVDLLAAEWRATEAAIAELEAELPYPMSQVVRDVEAALVRKSFHDRIAEKLGKQQ; translated from the coding sequence ATGGAGGATCCCACCGAGCAGAGTTTGTGGCGGCCGTTGCATGAGCTGTTGGGCCGGATGGATGCGGAGATCGGGCGGATCTACACCGATCGTGAGATCACCGGGCTGAAGCCGACGTACGTGCGCGAGCTGCTGCAGTTGCACTTCCGGGGGCCGATGACGATCACCGAGCTGGCGGATGCGCTCGGGCGGACGCATTCGGCGCTCAGCCAGAAAGTGTCCGCGATGAGGACCGCCGGACTCGTCCGGACGGTGCCGGGAGCGGATGCGCGGAGCAAGCAGGTCACGCTCACTGCGAAGTCCAAGAAGCTCGTCGACCTGCTGGCCGCGGAATGGCGGGCGACCGAAGCGGCGATCGCCGAACTCGAGGCCGAGCTGCCCTACCCGATGAGTCAGGTCGTGCGGGACGTCGAGGCGGCTCTGGTCCGGAAGAGCTTCCACGACCGCATCGCGGAGAAGCTCGGGAAGCAGCAGTGA
- a CDS encoding MFS transporter: protein MYLASVGPLRSAPLRRVPGNVVALGIVSLVTDVSAEMVTAILPLYLVFGLGLNPLQFGLLDGLYAGATAVLRLAGGHVADRWRRLKTVAGVGYALSAISKLGFLAAGSTVPAIGAVLAVDRAGKGIRTAPRDALISLSSEPETMGRSFGVHRALDTVGAFLGPLVATAVLWASLNDYNSVFVTSFALATCGVIVLTAFVRDQSPPPAPARVRLPVLGLLKDPNFRRCCVWAAALGLFTITDSFVYLAVQRRWEIETSLFPLLPLGSAGTFLLLAIPLGRLGDRIGRWKVFLGGHVALVLALLIVCGPIGSWWLVLALHGIFYAATDGVLPAAVGPLLPENLRASGLAVLQTGQALARMAAAVTVGLLWTLWDLRPAILAITVALSAVTIAAAVFKPLEVRR from the coding sequence ATGTACCTCGCGTCCGTCGGCCCGCTCCGGTCCGCGCCGCTGCGGCGGGTCCCGGGGAATGTGGTTGCCCTCGGCATCGTCAGTTTGGTGACCGACGTCTCGGCCGAGATGGTGACCGCGATCCTGCCGCTGTACCTGGTCTTCGGGCTCGGGCTGAATCCGCTGCAGTTCGGGCTGCTCGACGGCCTGTACGCCGGGGCGACCGCGGTACTACGGCTGGCCGGCGGACACGTGGCCGATCGCTGGCGGCGGTTGAAGACCGTCGCCGGCGTCGGCTACGCGCTCTCGGCGATCTCGAAGCTCGGCTTCCTGGCCGCCGGATCCACGGTGCCGGCGATCGGCGCGGTACTCGCGGTCGACCGCGCCGGGAAGGGCATCCGGACCGCGCCGCGGGACGCGCTGATCTCGTTGAGCAGCGAGCCAGAGACGATGGGCCGCTCGTTCGGAGTTCACCGGGCACTGGACACCGTCGGCGCCTTCCTGGGTCCACTGGTGGCCACGGCGGTCCTGTGGGCAAGCCTCAACGACTACAACTCGGTCTTCGTCACCAGCTTCGCTCTGGCCACCTGCGGCGTCATCGTCCTGACCGCCTTCGTGCGCGACCAGTCGCCACCGCCCGCGCCCGCTCGGGTCCGGCTGCCGGTCCTGGGGTTGCTGAAGGACCCGAACTTCCGCCGATGCTGTGTGTGGGCTGCGGCGCTCGGCCTCTTCACGATCACCGACTCCTTCGTCTACCTCGCCGTACAACGACGCTGGGAGATCGAGACCAGTCTGTTTCCCCTGCTCCCGTTGGGCAGCGCGGGCACGTTCCTCCTGCTGGCGATCCCGCTCGGCCGCCTCGGCGACCGGATCGGCCGCTGGAAGGTCTTTCTCGGCGGTCACGTCGCTCTCGTCCTGGCGCTGCTGATCGTCTGCGGACCGATCGGCTCCTGGTGGTTGGTCCTCGCCCTCCACGGCATCTTCTACGCTGCGACGGACGGGGTACTTCCCGCGGCGGTCGGCCCGCTGCTGCCCGAGAACCTCCGCGCCAGCGGTCTCGCCGTACTGCAGACCGGCCAGGCCCTCGCGCGGATGGCCGCGGCCGTCACCGTCGGCCTGCTCTGGACGCTCTGGGACCTCCGTCCCGCGATTCTCGCGATCACCGTCGCGCTGTCGGCGGTGACGATCGCCGCCGCCGTCTTCAAACCCTTGGAGGTACGCCGATGA
- a CDS encoding formylglycine-generating enzyme family protein: MSDDHPSCCAPARTGIPLSRPAPVPAGGGEHGIEQVVLSGGVFAMGNSNGDENAGDGETPVHEVEVAPYSIDATSVTNADFARFVDATGYRTEAEIFGYSAVFHLALAADPDELMGPASGTPWWAGVRGADWRHPGGSRSDLDGLDDHPVVHVSWNDAVAYCKWAGRRLPTEAEWEYAARGGREGARYPWGDELIGDDGQWRCNIWQGEFPRSNTEEDGYLTTAPVRTFQPNGFGMWQMVGNVWEWCEDWFGPRYYKFSPAQDPTGPSLGAARVMRGGSYLCHDSYCNRYRNAARSSNTPESSMGNAGFRTVSLTRPA, encoded by the coding sequence ATGAGTGACGACCATCCGTCCTGTTGTGCGCCTGCGCGGACCGGGATACCGCTGTCTCGCCCGGCGCCGGTACCCGCCGGGGGTGGGGAGCACGGGATCGAGCAGGTTGTGCTCAGTGGTGGCGTGTTCGCGATGGGTAACAGCAACGGCGACGAGAACGCCGGCGACGGTGAGACGCCGGTGCACGAGGTCGAGGTCGCGCCGTACAGCATCGACGCGACCAGCGTGACCAACGCGGACTTCGCGCGGTTCGTCGACGCGACCGGCTACCGCACCGAGGCGGAGATCTTCGGGTACTCCGCGGTGTTCCATCTCGCGCTCGCCGCCGACCCGGACGAGCTGATGGGCCCGGCGTCCGGGACGCCCTGGTGGGCCGGTGTCCGCGGCGCCGACTGGCGGCACCCGGGCGGCTCGCGCTCGGACCTCGACGGTCTCGACGACCATCCGGTCGTCCATGTGAGCTGGAACGACGCCGTCGCGTACTGCAAGTGGGCGGGGCGGCGCCTGCCCACCGAGGCGGAGTGGGAGTACGCCGCCCGCGGCGGTCGCGAGGGCGCGCGCTACCCGTGGGGCGACGAGCTGATCGGCGACGACGGGCAGTGGCGGTGCAACATCTGGCAGGGCGAGTTCCCGCGGTCCAACACCGAGGAGGACGGGTATCTGACCACCGCCCCGGTGCGTACCTTCCAGCCCAACGGCTTCGGGATGTGGCAGATGGTCGGCAACGTCTGGGAGTGGTGCGAGGACTGGTTCGGCCCGCGGTACTACAAGTTCTCCCCCGCGCAGGACCCGACCGGTCCGTCGCTCGGCGCGGCCCGGGTGATGCGCGGCGGCTCGTACCTCTGCCACGACTCGTACTGCAACCGCTACCGCAACGCCGCCCGCTCGTCGAACACGCCCGAGTCCTCGATGGGCAACGCCGGCTTCCGTACGGTGAGCCTCACGCGTCCTGCGTGA